GCGTACAATGTCTTGTTCACGTGAGTGCCAGAAGCTCAGAGAACACTGCTGCTCATAATAACAGAGGTCTACATGCTGATGGTCTCCTTGCAATAGTGACTGCTGAAGAATAACTTGAGAAGTGACCTACAGAAAAAAACGTAGCTGCTTCCTAAGAACCACAGATAACTGAGGAGAGCTTGTGGcccaagaacaaaaatgaaatagtaaCTACAGATAAGTACATCGCAGCATTAACTGCCTGTGATGCCTTCCTCTCCTGGCTAATTCCCCTCTCTGGCTCATGTGTGTGGAGGTTACTTGCTATTCCTTGTGGAGCCTCCACTTTGCAAGAACACCCCTAAGCACTTGGGAAGCTATTTTTGGTGGCTATTGCAAAGTACCCGTTATCATCAGCAGGTGCctcacccagctctgctcactAGGGGTTTCCCCCACACCCCACCAAAAAAATTGGTTGTTTCACCTACTGTTTCTTATCTTGTTATAGTTGGAATTTCCCATATGAAACACAAACAGTGAGTGACACAGTAACACGTGCTCGATACAGCAACATGTCAAAGCACCTTTCCTAGTGCGGGAAACgcatttccaaaacacaaagaaagcagtCAAGTGCACGTGCAGAGAGATCTTTTATTCCCTACGTAGCAGAACTTTTTCAGTCAAAGTGGTAATTGCTGCAGTAACTAAAGAACCGTGGAGCTACAGGTCAAATACCACTTTCACTGAAGAACTACACGCAGGGGGCAGGTGCTGCACCTGCGAAGTAGATTCTCGCCAAGGATTTACATCGCTTGAGGAAGTGATGGGACCTGATGACCTTGAAGGTCTCCTCCAACCTCAACGATTCTAATTCCAGCAACGTAAGTAACCGGCGTATCAATAGCGTGCAAGGTCGATTGTGGATGAAAACTTTCAGGTACAGGCCAGAGCCATGAACAGGTAGCACTGATGTCACTCCGCATTCCTTATTTGAGGAGCTTTTCCTATCCAAAACCACAGGCTTCGTCATCATAAATCATAAtactaaataataattattttacagacCGCTTCCTCTATAAATGCCCTTTTTTGGGTACCCCAGAAAAGCACAGCCAGTCCCCGCAAACCCATCTGACTTTGTCGCTGAGGCGCAGACACGTTTCCCATTTCCCAGCCGCTTCACGCGAGGCCCACGCGACACGGTGACCCCGCTAGGGACGAAGAGGGGCAATTCCCCGCCccgcccgcgcccccccccNNNNNNNNNNNNNNNNNNNNNNNNNNNNNNNNNNNNNNNNNNNNNNNNNNNNNNNNNNNNNNNNNNNNNNNNNNNNNNNNNNNNNNNNNNNNNNNNNNNNNNNNNNNNNNNNNNNNNNNNNNNNNNNNNNNNNNNNNNNNNNNNNNNNNNNNNNNNNNNNNNNNNNNNNNNNNNNNNNNNNNNNNNNNNNNNNNNNNNNNNNNNNNNNNNNNNNNNNNNNNNNNNNNNNNNNNNNNNNNNNNNNNNNNNNNNNNNNNNNNNNNNNNNNNNNNNNNNNNNNNNNNNNNNNNNNNNNNNNNNNNNNNNNNNNNNNNNNNNNNNNNNNNNNNNNNNNNNNNNNNNNNNNNNNNNNNNNNNNNNNNNNNNNNNNNNNNNNNNNNNNNNNNNNNNNNNNNNNNNNCGCGCCCAACGGCCGCCGCCCAGCGCACGCCGCCCCCGCGAGGGGCGGAGAGAACCGCGGGCCcagcccgccgccgccgccgccgccggtgTCCCCCCGGCGCCCACCTCAAACACCACTTCTTCGTCAAACTCCGGTGTCATCCTTCCAGCGCCATGCCACCCCCCGCGGGCACGACGGGAAACGGAgtccgccccgccgccggcggCACCTTCCCCGCCTCGCGAACTGGGGGGGGCGGGACGGGGACTACAAGTCCCAGAAGGCGCAGCGAGGGCCCGCTTCCGGCCAGCGGGGGGCGAGGCCGTACATGGAGGCGGGGGGCGCGGTTGTATGTGGGCGTGGCCACGCGGAGGCCGGCAGGTGGCGCAGCTGGGCCACGTGGGGGCGTGGTCATGCAGGTGGGGCGTGGTCACACGGATGGGGCGTGGCCACTGGGGCGTGGCCTCGCGGTGGGCGTGTCCCGGCGGCGCGGTGCCGGCCGCGGGCGTTATGCGGGAGCGGGCGCGGGGCCCACGGGCTCCTCGTGCCCCCGGCAGCCCGGCGGGGCGGGACGGAGCGCAGCGGCCCCGGCACCATGAGCTCCGCCGGTGAGTGCGGGGGGTGGGACGGGCCGCGGGACGGGCCGAGCGGGGTGCCCCAGCCGCTGTCACCCGGGCTGGTTGGTGCGGGGAGCGCTCCCAGGACTTGTGTGCACCCATCTGGTGCCTTCGTGGGCCCGTGCCTTAGGATCCCTGGCAGTGAGAACAGCAGTAGCTTGTGCGCTGGATAGGCGATTGTGAAGTTGTGATACATTGTGCGGGGACGAGTCTAATGGCAGCTTACGCTGAAGCGGCAGAATGCTTCCTGCGCGGGTTTGCAGGGGGCGAGGGGAGGCTGTTGTAAAGAACAAGAAGTGCAGCCCCGGGCAAAAGCGCCGGTCTAATCCCCCGTGCTTTCCTCTCACATATAAACCAAGCTATTATCAAATCTAGCATTAACCAAGTCATCTAGTCTCTCTTAGTTGATCAGAATTTGTTGGAAAACAAATATCCACTTAATGCGTCCTTCTGCTCCGTTTCACATATTCCCATTTTTGATACGATTCCTGCTTTCAGCTTGACAGGAGCGAATTTGCTGAACTCTGGAAAAACACGTAGCGGCGCGGTACGTCAGCCGTACTTCGCAGCTGTACCGCTCGTTCCTGTTATGTAGTAGCGCTACTGCAAGTACAAGTCACcgctgctttttattttatttaagttaaGCAGCTGTACAAATAAAAGCTCTGTGTTAGGGGGTGCTCAAGAGCTTAGAGCCGGGCTGCTGAAGTTAAATTCGGTATGGCACAAAGTTCTCAGGAGCGAGGGAGATTCCCAGTACCAAGCAGTTACTGGGGGGCTTCCAGGGATCAGCGGGACGGGGCCGAGCCTCCGCTGCTGCCTTTGGTGTTGTGGTGGGAGGTGAGCAGGAAGGGGCTCGCTTAATCAAGCCACGtagaaagcaaaagagaaagggatGCTGAGGAGTATCAGTACAAATAAAGTGGGAAGGCTTCGCGGGAAATGTGAATTTTAGCAAGAGATTTGACGGGGAAGGCACAGAGCGTCCTGTCCgggtgggcagggagcagggagctgagcagtAGCGTGAGATGCATTATGTGAGcgtaagaaaataaatggcaaacAGGCAAAACGGGATCAGGGAGTGAGGATCTTGTTGACATTACCATGACAGCTTCTGACAGTTCAGATAAGGAGCTCACAGGCAGGGTATGACCGAGGAGACCGAGGCCTGGGCTTCACGTCTGCCTCCTCGTATTGCCCCAGAAGTTGGCTCCTGAAATACACAGACATGCTTTGTAAAGCTCATGCTCAAATGAAAACTTACCTACTCCTATGTTTTAGTTTCAGCCCAGTGACCGATAGGAGCTATTTCTTGTACTAGAATTATTTAGATTGCTAATTCAGTTATTACTGTGGGTTGTGCTGTGTGAAATAGCTTTCTCATAACTGCTTGATaacactgcttttctttaaaaatgttgtcaCGTGTGAAGACTTTAGGTGGAGCTTGAAATGCTTAGCGAGCCTTCTGCTCTGCACTCAGGTTGACTTGGAGGGCTCGAGCGTCTCTTGTCTTGTTTTACTGCACCTTAACAATGCAGTTTGGCAGAGCATCATCAGTATTGCTTTAATATTTGTAATGAAGATTTGCAGAGATGAGCGACCTCAGACTGATAAACAGGACTCCCTGAAAGAGAGACTATGCTACCTGAGGGAACTGttgtaggggaaaaaagtgcTGAACACAGCTTCAGTCCATTGCCAGAAGTTGCAGAAGGCCCACGTTAATAGCCCAGCCTTAACTCCACTCTAGCTTGCTTTTTGCCTCTCTAAATAATACGGTGCTTTTTCACTTGGTTGCTGCAATTCTTTTCTACTTCCTCTACAAAACTGTTTCAGTTAAATCTCAGTTCAGAGTTGGGTGATAACTCTGTGACAGGTGAAACTGTTCTTTCATAGCTGTTGCTTTCCTCTACTAAAATGTGTATGTAAATCTGTGCTTCTTAATAACCCAGAAATTATAGCActtatttcaaatacttttagATAATTTTCAAACAATCTTACTGCAGCGAGCAACCTGTGGGTTGGTTTTACCTCTCAGTTATAGCTAACATTGCCTTGGTTTCTCACGTACCACGTATCATTTATATATGATGCTGATGAATGCACATTTACTCATTTTCTGCCTGGAACTATTGTGCTGTCTTCAAGCAAAGGCTTTGCctttaaaagggaaaagcaaaagctcAGAGTTACAACTTTGATGTTTATTATTTCTTGCCAAAGGAACAACCCTTATATGTGAATCCGTACGGATTATTTGGTGAGGGCAGAACATATAGCTCAGATTCAAAATCTGATTTGACAGCAGCAATGAGAAATATGTACTGCATTTCAATGTCAAAAATGtaaatcacagggaaaaaaaatcatagcaggaacagaataaacaaaatcaacGTGACTTTTCCAATCAAACCTCATTGCTTTCAAGCACTGACGAAATGAGGCCTCGAGGGTTTAGTGCCCCTTTAACCCTCTGATATGTCAAGTCTTGTTAGAGTTACTTGGCGTTATCTCCACATGCGATCTTCAAAGGTTGTTTGCTCATCCCTTGCACTTACTCTAAAGTTATCCCCtactttcctgttttatttcaacAAGTTGCTGAACAACCTGCGAgtttgaaatgaatgttttccttttgcagtttgtttaggatgttttctaaaaatgtagTGGCTGGAAACCATCATCTTcccttgtattttaaaaactacacGTGTTATCTTCCGGGATGTCGTGACTCACTCctctttctgtttactttttaacGTTGTGGCACCTGAAAAAATCAGAGCCTCtgcataataaaacaaacactcaTTCACGGGAAATAAATCAATGCACTCAGAATACTTTTCTGAGGTGTGTGTCTAACGAAACCTTTCTGTAACTGAAAGCAAAGTAGTTGAACTGAAGTGTCTTGTTGTTAGATGTGACAATTGAGGCTGTTAGAGAACTTGAGTTTTAGAATAATGTATCTGTTTCTCTGGCAGTGTGCTCACTGCCATCACGGTCCGCTTTGGACGTGTCCTGAGCACGCAGCAATCATTCTCTCTCCCTGAAAGGTCTTTAAAAGCCTGACCCCTTGTATACTGTGCGGTAAGATAGGAGTATGTGTATAGTAAGTTACTACAGAGTGGCTGTTCCGTTAAATTCATGCCTTGGCTTACCTCCATAGTAACTTGATTGGGTACCTGTACCCTAAATTTAGGCCCAGCTGCTGTAAAAATCTTACGTCGCCCTGACTGATCGTTTCACTGCCTTCCTGCAGTTTCGtggttcaaaaaataaaacagccttAGGGCGGGTTGCAGGGCCCCGAGGAGGTTGGCCCCATGGGTGACCGGAGCCTGTCCCATGGATGACTCTGGGTGCCAGCAGTGGTGCCTCTGTCCGTGGGGAGCTCACAAAGCACAAAATCCAATTATGGCTGCACGACAGCCTGTGCTGCTCAACAGGCTTCTATATTCATTCGGTAGCCTGTTTGCTTGTAAAGGAGGGCTGGGATGATCTACCATAGATCACAGCCTTGTGTTCCGGCAGCTGGAACCTCGTGTCCCCATTTTCTTGGCCAGATGCAGGtgaacatcatttttttcttgttcttttgctgTTCCCAAATGTcaaagttgtttaaaaaagcGGGCATAAACACAACCTGGGAAAATGTTCCTTTAGCTGTAGGTTTTATTGCGGAAGAGGCAGtgatacttgatttttttgcCAAAGTTCAACTTCATACAGCTTCTTTCCCCCTGTCCTTGTTTCTTCATATAAATGCTGGGTGGGCATGGTAGCATGCTGTCAAAATCCGAGGAGAAGATGTACTGCTGTTTCATAACAGTTCTGTAGGGCTGCATTGTCTTACTGGCTTTCCTGTTCAGTCCTGGTGTTGCGTAGAACAGACACGAGCGTTTTTACGTGAGGCCCTCAGTTGCCAAACCCTATCATCCGAGGAGCAGAACCAGGCGCTAAGGCCAAAGCACTGAGAGCGCGAGCTACTCCAGGGTGTTCCCATCCTCCTGTAAGGCACAGTGAAGGCAGGACGGGAACACGTGTTCTGCCAGGCAAGGCTGAGGGGCATGGAGAGACTCAGCAGGATGGGAATGGGTGTAACTTCTTCCTCAGCACACTGGAGGAGGTAATTCGCCCCAGGGAAAAACGTCCAGCCTGTGCTGTGACCTGCAGATGGACAAAGAGGGAGTGTGTGCATCAGCCTACAGCACTACTGGCTATTTattgttagaaaaataatgccccttttaatcctttttttttttttgacattgtgtgttttggtatttttaagcatcatcctttttttgtttgttgttgttttttttcccctccagcacTGGACATAGTGTTGGCTGTTTACTGATAAGCAATAGATTTCCTGTTGGTGATGGCAGGTTTGTTAGTCACTTTATTTAtggatttcttcctttccccagtcAAGCAAGCCAGAGGATATCTCTGCCTGCTTCCGTGACTCCTAACTATTTAATCCATTTATTCAAATATAACTTTGGGTTTTGTAAGAAAACATACAGGTTTTCTCACTGGTAGCCCTTGATGCTAGTCTGGATGCAGAGATCCTCTAAGCAATGGGGTAAGATTggagggaggtggaggggaAGTGACAGTGATTCTCTGTTCCCTCAGTAACTAACACAAGCTGATGAATCCAATGTTCAGCTCAGAATTTCCTCTGAAATTACTACACTTCTCAGAAAGTGAGTTTAGCTTGATTGTAAGCACTGGTGACTCCACAACTACCCTAGGCAAGGTGTTCCTGTAGTTAATTATCCTTGGGGTTTAATGATAACTTTCAACTCTTCTTTCTAGTTTGGCTGTGGGATCTCTGCCTGCCTTTGTTTCCTGATTAAAGAGCCAGCTATAATCATTAAACTCTCAAGTGTGCATGAATATATATTCTATCACCATCTCACTTCTTAAATTTTTGGCTAAATTAAGCAGGATGAGCTTTCCTGGGTCTTGTGGTATGGTTTTTACACTTTAGATAATTGTTATAGTTATTTCTTGAATTCTTCCCAAGTTCTCCTGTAAGAATGCCAGAAGTGACATAGCATGCCACTAGCAGTCTGGCAGGTGCTGCATACACAAAAGTTTTCGAtgcctgtaatttttttatgtttatctCCTTGTAATCTGGAGGATTATTTACCACCCTAGCTGCAGACCTGCATGTAGCTCATACAAAATAGTTATTGACAatgatttatttccaaattctCTTCAGTTTCAGCTCTCATGATTATAACCAACGGCCTCTGTTCTTAGGTGAACAGTTCCATTTGGCACCAGGAAAAACCCTGTCATCCGAATAAATCACCACACTTTTCACCAAAAAGGCTTGCTTTCACTTGTCACTTTAACAAAAAGTCATTCTCTCATGACTTCCAGTCATTCTTTACACCTTTATATATAAGTAGTTGCCTCCTACTTagatttctgtcttttaagGATGGAAAAATGTCCCTTATAAAGCACTGCACTATgtcagaatggtttggattcCCATACTGTGAATTAAATTAGTTGATAATCAACAGAACTTCAATTACCAATTTCTAATCTAATACACTTTTACCCTCACCTAGCtactattatatttttgttaagaaGTTCATCGcttgcatttttcagaaatttgaaTATGTTTTGTTGAGGAAAATTATTGGCGTGCATTTTCTTCCTGGATTCTTTACTTTCTTgtcataaatgtattttgaaagggCTTCTCATTCAGCTGTCTCCCGCGATCTGTTTTGGTATTGAGACTGTCATGTGCCTCTTAATACATTGACCCCAATCGATGTTAGATGCAACTGGCAATCACGTTAAAGCAGATAGTGGGCTCTTTGTTACACCATGCAATTTGTCTGTCTCTTCTGCCTGTTCCGATGGCTTTTAACATTGAAGTCATTTGAAAAGTTTTAGTAGGCTTCAGAAATGTTactaaatcacattttttatcAGGAGTTAATTTTACTGGCTCTATTCATTATGCAGGTTTCCAATATTGGCATATAAACaactggtttgttttctttgcatccgattacattttaatgttttagtttTGAATGTCACGGTCAGATAGTAGTAGTACATGATACCTTCTCGGTGTCTTCCTTAATGTATGCTATTTGAAAGCCCTGTAGGCTATTGCTGTCTGAAATATTAGGCAGTTCCACGGCAGAGAAAGAATCTTCTGAGGTTGGCAGACTTCAGCTTATGGAGTGGGACAACTAATTCGTGGGTTATCACTTACCTAAGCCAGTGTTTAATCCCCTGGATCTTCTGCAATCTGCTTCTCTCATTTGGGGATCAGGCCGGTTTCCCAGGCTTGACTGCCTCTCTCCTGTTTTCAGGGAGCTTTAACAACTTAACAAATATTACTGAGCATGGCCCAGGACTACCATGTGCTGTGTTCTGTGACAAACGGGTCATCCTGTCGGGTCATCTCtttactgcagaaagcagggtCCTCCATTGCCATCACTTCATTCCCCACCCGAACGGGCAGTTGCGTTGTCCGAAAGTAGCGTACAAGACGTCTGTCTGTCTTCTGCCATTCAGGATCAGTGGTTGCCCATCCAAAGGGttaattttttcccctggcAAACTACTGACTTGCAGTTCACTGTATGGGAAATCCCTGTTTTTGGAGAGGAAATCGAAGGTGGTACATCCTTTGCAGTAACTGACAGTTGGGTCACTGTTGGCGTTTATCTTTGGCTACACAGAGCCAtatctttcaaaagaaatccTGCGCTCCGTCTTGCAAAACGTCTCAAAAATAGTCTCTGCCACCACATTTACCTCTTTGCTAATAAAAGTGCAGCAAGGGCAGCTGTTCTAAGCCTAAGCAGAATCAGTCTGGATACCATTTAATGATTCATGTCCTAGAAAAACATCGTTTTCCTGTTTCTATAGTGGAGACATTGTTTCTGGCTGTCTGCTTGGAGCAGTGGCTTAGTGTTTGGGAAATGCTTGCATCTGAATgcatctgccttttttttttaaaactatctagacaagacaaacacaaaaacagaaaaaaaaatccccacgACTGAAACTTTATTCTCATGTTTCTAGGCTAGGGATTTGAATAGTCGCGCATCTATAATAATAACTCACCATGCCCAAAGTTGAAAGGAATCAATGGCTTAACCAAACCCTTTGCGTGTGTTACATCaattatcatcttttttttgagatttttatttaacacaTTTATGACTTCCTGAAAGTATATAAGAATATtgttcaaaacacagcaaataaatacagaggtagtacattaaaaaaattagaatGAGAAACTTGTTTACTATATAAGTCAGTCTTCATATGTCAAAATCCCTCTGAGCACGTAGAAGTTATTATCCAGGATATGCACTGGTCATAAATTATCTGCTGCAACATGAAAATGCTTCAGGcatatcttggaaaaaaaaaaaaaaaagagtgggatCAGAGCACAATAGTCTCCAAGTTCCTCTTGTGCTCCTTTTCCTGCCCTCTACTCTCTCTGGGCTTCGTCATCCACTGCAGTCAAGTGGGTCATAAGTCATAGCAGTGGTGGCTGTTTCTAGGTCACAGTAGCATGCTGGGAAGAGTAATTTTATAAGATgcacagaaataatgttttactCGTGCAGCAAGTCAGGAAAACACTGACTTGCTGCAAATTGTTGCACTAATTTCACACCACAGGCTCATTTCACTTAATGGGTGGTGTTGACATATGCTAGTTTTACGGATGGTACGGCAATCCATCTAAATATCTGAATATTGtttgaaaagaagaggaagagaaaggggatTTTTAGGTTACACGTTTCCAAGGATGGTAGGGGAAGGGACTGAACTGTCCTGGTAGCTACTCTGGCTCTTCATGGCTTATTGTACACTAGACACTTAACACATTtgcaaaagttttaaaaggtaTTACTATAGTTCAAACATCAAAATCAGGCtaatctgttctgttttcattagcaTCATACTTCGGTATCTGAGCGGGGACATGCATGCTCATAAAGTTAAACTGTTTGTCAGCAAACACAATACCCTTGAAGACTTCTCTTATGCCCTTGATTGCAcccattaaaaagaagaaaagcaactaggaaaaaaaatagggaaaggaGGCATgcttttaggagaaaaatatatacatatacacaccaGTGTCCTGTAGGGCACGTGATTTAAATGTTACAAGACTTTTAATAATGCTGTGATGCTGGTGAAGTTGTTCTGTGGGTTGATGGTGACTaacatctttgttttccatccttCCTAGAAATTAAGAAGCCGCCTGTGGCCCCCAAACCAAAATTTGTGGTAGGACACAAGGCGACACCTCCACCTGTTGCACCGAAGCCTGATGTTGTACTTTCAGGTGTTATtcaagcaggaaagaaaactaaGCCAGCGATTGCACCCAAACCGAAGGTTCTCAAGAGCTCGTCTATTCCGGAAGTTAAGCCTCCATCTTCTACAAGGAAAAGCACCAAAAGCTTTGAGGAACACAGAGGAGATTCTTCTCAAACACTAGACCACTTGAACTATAAAAATGAAGCCTCGGAAGGGAATACGGATAACACAGCATATATTCTACCGGTATCGTCTTGCAAAATTGAATGCCTTCATAAGCTTGGAAACGGGGAGAACACTTGTAAAACTCAGATCATTCTTGAGCACTTTCAAAACTTAGAGAACATCAAAGTAGGTGAAAAAACTGTTCTAGCTCTGGGAGATAGTCCCAGTGAAAAATTGGCAAATAGAAATCAGGTGGTTCTGAAAGCCAGCATTTTGGAAGAGAAGCTTAAAGACGTTCTAACTCACGGTGTATTCCCCAACAGCAGTCCTGTGAGGCACAGGTGTGCAGACAAACTTGAGAAAAGGGATGGCAACAGCTCCAGGGATGATGTTAAAATAGAGTTCATGGAACTTGTACAGTCTTCACCTTCTTCTGAGGTAGCTAATGGGAGGcaacaaaatattaacattaagCGCACTGTTGAAGAGTTTCAGATGCCTGAAACTTGTCCTAGTTTGACTGAAAACCATCACAGTTGCTCCTGCCCATTGGACCAGGAAAACCtggaaaatgaacatttaagtAGCAATAGTATGTTTTCAGGTGAAATGGGTATGAAAACAGACACTGATAAAGCTTCCTCTGAAACATGTTCAGTCCTGTGCTCAAAGATGCTCCCTGTCCCTAAGCCAAGAAAGCCACGTGCTGCATGTCTAGTTCGGCAGGATGGCATAGACGCCATAGGAGAAGGAACAAAGGAACCATCTAATTCAGAGAATGATCCCATTGGGTCTGCTGAACAAAGCCTTAGAAAGCCAGCAAAAATTAATGTCCTTGGTCAGAGTGTTTGTTACAATAATGATACAGAAGTGCTTCATCCTGAAAAATCTGAGATAACTCAAAGCATTGCAGAGAAAATGCATCCAGTGAAGGAACCTGATGATACTGAAGAGTCAACATTGCAAAGTCTTTTGCCTCAGTTATCTCACAAAACTTCTGATTTGGTGGAAAATGTTGTGTGTTCTTTAGACACAGACGATAACTTAGGTAACTCCATGGATAAGGTGAAAGATGATGCTGGTATGCAAGATGCTGTGGACAAAAGGACTAATTTTATCAGGTGTGATACTTTGTCCATGAGTTTGCCAAAGCAAATCAAATTAACTGGCAGTCAGCACTCACCTACTTCTAATAGCCTTCATGTTTCCCTACAAAAAGTGGAAGataaagaagtgaaaataaaggaTGAAAGTTCTCCAAAAGTCATTCCTAAGAAACCACAACGGCAcagcctgccagctgcaggactgCTGAAAAAAGCTGCATCAGCAGAGCTTGTGGAGAAAAGTTCTTATGCCTCCAGTGAAGACAAATCGAAAAGCCTTCTGGAAGGATCTCACTTCACACGCACTCCAGTCAAGGAGCATGGTGCATTGTCGTCCTGTGACATACCTAAACGATCCTCTGAGAAACCTGTCTGGAAGTTACCTCATCCTATTCTTCCGTTTTCAGGAAATTCTGAGTCATTAAAAACTGCTAGTGTTGCTCCCAGCTTCAACCACTTGACGGTTGTGACAAAGCCTAGGGCcaaatctctctcttctgtGGACATGGAAAGGACAGACAAGCCTTGCAAAGacccacagaagaaaaatagtttgaaaaagTTTCTCAACATGAAGCTGTCAGTTTGCTTAATGAAAAGTGACTTCCAAAAATTTCTGTCCAAAGGCGGCCAGTCAATGGATAGTTCTGTTGCTAACCTTTCCACTGGAGAAGGGTGTGGGAGTGGTAACAACCGGCATATGGCATCTGCAGGCAGTGAAAGGAAAGCTAAATCTGCCAAGGCACATTCCATAGAAATAAGTAGTCCAGCATTGCAgaagaagaggcagagaaacagaagccaGCCTGAGATGCGAAATACCCAAAGGCTGGAGTCTTTAGATGGGCACGCGCTGTCGGGAGAGATTTTGTCCCAAATGCATTTGAATTCTGTAACCAGCAGTTGTGCTCCAGAATATGAGAACGTGCGTCACTATGAGGAAATACCGGAGTATGAGAACTTGCCTTTTGCTATGGGTGCTGgtaaaaatctgtgtttggaATGGCAGAATTCCAGCAGCCTGGAAGACCAGAGCCCTGGCTTGTATGAGGTGGAGGAGACTTTTCAAGCTGCAAGCAGGCGTGTGAGACATGgcaggtaaaataaaaagaagagggaGGTTAAACATCTCACTTGCAGCTCTGGTGGTTGTAAACACGTT
The nucleotide sequence above comes from Oxyura jamaicensis isolate SHBP4307 breed ruddy duck chromosome 1, BPBGC_Ojam_1.0, whole genome shotgun sequence. Encoded proteins:
- the FGD6 gene encoding FYVE, RhoGEF and PH domain-containing protein 6 isoform X1 gives rise to the protein MLPEGTVVGEKSAEHSFSPLPEVAEEIKKPPVAPKPKFVVGHKATPPPVAPKPDVVLSGVIQAGKKTKPAIAPKPKVLKSSSIPEVKPPSSTRKSTKSFEEHRGDSSQTLDHLNYKNEASEGNTDNTAYILPVSSCKIECLHKLGNGENTCKTQIILEHFQNLENIKVGEKTVLALGDSPSEKLANRNQVVLKASILEEKLKDVLTHGVFPNSSPVRHRCADKLEKRDGNSSRDDVKIEFMELVQSSPSSEVANGRQQNINIKRTVEEFQMPETCPSLTENHHSCSCPLDQENLENEHLSSNSMFSGEMGMKTDTDKASSETCSVLCSKMLPVPKPRKPRAACLVRQDGIDAIGEGTKEPSNSENDPIGSAEQSLRKPAKINVLGQSVCYNNDTEVLHPEKSEITQSIAEKMHPVKEPDDTEESTLQSLLPQLSHKTSDLVENVVCSLDTDDNLGNSMDKVKDDAGMQDAVDKRTNFIRCDTLSMSLPKQIKLTGSQHSPTSNSLHVSLQKVEDKEVKIKDESSPKVIPKKPQRHSLPAAGLLKKAASAELVEKSSYASSEDKSKSLLEGSHFTRTPVKEHGALSSCDIPKRSSEKPVWKLPHPILPFSGNSESLKTASVAPSFNHLTVVTKPRAKSLSSVDMERTDKPCKDPQKKNSLKKFLNMKLSVCLMKSDFQKFLSKGGQSMDSSVANLSTGEGCGSGNNRHMASAGSERKAKSAKAHSIEISSPALQKKRQRNRSQPEMRNTQRLESLDGHALSGEILSQMHLNSVTSSCAPEYENVRHYEEIPEYENLPFAMGAGKNLCLEWQNSSSLEDQSPGLYEVEETFQAASRRVRHGRSLEEHHDHPGMVMGDLQSDEEDIVNSSDEDDDTNSDSSKGEPDSQDQSKASGKKTKVYHIAKEIMSSEKVFVDVLKLLHIDFRDAVAHASRQLGKPVIEDRILNQILYYLPQLYELNRDLLRELEERLSHWLEHQRIADIFVKKGPYLKMYSTYIKEFDKNVALLDEQCKKNTGFASVVKDFEMSPRCASLALKHYLLKPVQRIPQYRLLLTDYLKNLLEESADYRDTQDALAVVIEVANHANDIMKQGDNFQKLMQIQYSLNGHHEIVQPGRVFLKEGTLMKLSRKVMQPRMFFLFNDALLYTTPVQSGMYKLNNMLSLAGMKVKKPTQEAYQNELNIESVERSFILSASSATERDEWLEAISKSIEEYTKKRITFNPSKSLEEADPEKQEEDSPLGSKAPIWIPDTRATMCMICTSEFTLTWRRHHCRACGKIVCQACSSNKHALDYMKNQPARVCDHCFRELQKQDNQCTPKSGSPVNHKSPSSALSTVLQSIPSGRKQKKIPAALKEVSANTEDSTMSGYLHRSKGSKKPWKHLWFVIKNKVLYTYAASEDVAALESQPLLGFTVSEVRDENSESRVFHLLHKNTLFYIFKADDPHSAQKWIEAFQEGTIL